The DNA segment GGCGCGATAAGTCGGATCAGAAGCCAGTGCACCGGCACGCACCGCAGCTCCGTATGGAATCGGCGCTGCCCCAGCCGCGCGCGAAAGATGCGGCGGTTCTGCCGCAAACGCGGAAAGGCCCGAGAGACCGAGAGCGAGGCTGCCGGTCGTCTGAGCCAGAAATTTGCGCCGGGACGGCAGCAGTGTCGTCATGGTTTCCCATCAGGAGGCATGAGCAAGTTGGCCGCTTGAGCCATCGCGCCACTGAGCAGCAAAATCCGGTCCAACGGAAGTGATCAGGAGCGTGCCTGTCGACGATGTAGTTAACGTCCGCGATTAACTACCTTCGACACACCCGAGCAAAAGCGCGCATCCCGGCATTGATCTTGCTCTCTTGGCCCTGCCATAGAATTGTCTGCAGGAAACCATGAATTCTAACGCCTTCGAACAGATGCCGGAGCAAAGCAGTGTCGCGCTGTTAACGCCGACCTATGCGCGCGACCTGTCGCTCTGCGCGTTGCTTTGCGAAAGTGTCGACCGCCATGCCCGGTCGTTTTCGAAGCATTATCTGCTCGTACCCGATTCCGACCTCGCGCTGTTCTCCCACTTCGAAGGTCCGCAGCGAACGGTGCTGTCCGCAAGCCAATTCCTGCCAGGGTGGCTGCGCCCCCTGCCCTCTATCATCCGTCGCCAGCGTCGTCAGCATTGGTGGTCGCTTCGCGCCAGGCCCGTGAGCGGCTGGCATATTCAACAGATTCTCAAGATTGCGGCGGCGGCGACACTGGCCCATTCGCGCTTTTGCATATTCGATTCGGACGTTGTGCTTTTCCGGGATTTCGACCTGGCGCCATATCGATTTCCGGAACTGCTGCCGTTGCACAGGGTGCCGAACGGCATCACGCCGGGGCATGTCAAGCACGCGCGCTGGATCGAGACCACGCATCGTATGCTTGGTCTACCGACGCCTTCCCTTCCAGCGACAGACTTCATCGGCCACATCATATTTTGGGATCAACTGGCCATCCGCGGCATGATCCGGAAAATCGAAAGCACGACGGGTCTTGGCTGGATTGAGGCGCTCTGCCGCACCCGGGAGTTTTCCGAATATCTGCTGTATGGCTATTTCGTGCAGAGCGAGGCGCCGTTGCGCGCCATGCACGAGCCAACCCTGAGCACCGGCTGCATCAGCTATTGGGATCAGTTCAAACTCGATAAAGCCGCGCTCACTCGCCTACTCGGCGCGGCGACCGCGAACGATTTCGCCTTTTCCGCTGCGTCGTTCTCGGAAACCTCGCCCGCCACCATCCGCGAGGTCATCGACGACCAGCGAGGTCAGACCAGAATGCCCATCCAACTGCGGGAACCCGCGGGACTTGGCGCGCGATGATGATCGGCCTGGCGAGCATCAACCTGACCGCAAACGCCCTCTCGGCGGGCCTTGGACTGCTGGGCGTCTTCATTTTCACGCGGCTGTTCGCGCCACACGAATACGGCGTCTATCTTCTCGGGGTCGGGTTTGCTTCCGTGGTCAGCACTTTCCTGGCCGGCTGGTTCCGCAATTTGATCTTGAGCGAGCACGCGCGGGACAACGGCGCCGACATTCGCGGCGTCGTTCTTCACGGTTACCTCTTGTGCTGCCTCACTGCGCCGGCCGCGTACGGATTGGGACGCCTCGTCGGGCTTGATGCGGCGCCTGCCCTCGCCGCCGTATCGCTGGCCATTGCCGTCGGCCTGTTCGAACTCACCCAGGATCTTGCCCGTGCGCGGCTTCGTGCGCTCACGGCGCTGAAGGGAACATTGGCTCGCGCGACGTCGTCGCTCTGCCTCGGCGTGACGGTCGCCTTCGTCGCTCCCGAAGGATCGTTCCTGCTAAGCTCCGCGGCGCTCGCCTGCGTTGTTGCGGTGATTGTGCAATGGTCAACCACTTGGCGCGGAACTAAGAGCAAATTCGAAACGCCCATTCGATCCGTCGCGCTCCAGGGCTTGCCACTCACACTGTCGCTCACTTTGCTTGCGATCTCGAGCGTGACCGACCGGTTCATGATCGCAAACCTGATCGGGTCTGCGGATACCGGCAGGTATATCGCCGGCCTCGATCTAGTCCGCCAGACGCTGATGCTGCCCGCGATGAGCGCCGCCGCCGCTTTCATTCCGATGGCTGTGCAGATCCATGCAAGCCGAGGCCGCGCCGCTGTGCGATCGCATCTGGCCGAATGCGTCGAGCTGCTTTTCGGCGCTACGTTGCCGGCCTGCCTCGGCTTCGCTGCGATCTCCCCGCATATTGCCAACGTCGTCTTCGGCGCCGATTTCCGGGAAGTTGCCGCGCAAACGATGCCGATCCTGGCGGTCGCGGTGGTCTTCCAGATTTTGACGCAGCAGTACCTTCACTCAAGTTTCCTGCTGTCGGGGCGAAACAGCTTCTATCTGATCAACATCGGCGCGATCATCGCGGCCAACGTGGCGTTGTCTTATGTTTTCGTGAGTGACTACGGTCCTCTTGGTGCGGCATGGGCCAGACTTTGCGCTGATGCCTTCGGATTTTTCGTGGCGCTTGCGCTTTCGAGGCGGGCCTTTCCCGTTCCCATGCCGATCGGCCGGCTGACGCTGACCATGATCGCCGGCCTGCTCATGGCATCCGTAGTCGTCGCGACCGACAGAATCCTTCACGTCTCCGATTTCGTCGCGTGTGTCGTTCTGGTGGCAACGGGAATGACGAGTTACCTGGCTTTGTGCTGGCTGCTCGACATCTGCCACGCGCGCAGACGTTTGCGGGCCGCCTTCGCATTTTCCCGCCAGAGGTTTGCAAACATTGCCGCTCGATCGGCGCGCCAATGGAAGCGATCAATCGCAACAGGTGTGCGGCGTCATGTCGAAGAGTAACGATCGATTAACCTTTGCGTCATGGCGCGCCGTCGTCGGCGATCAGAGCCGCGTGCACCGCTATGACTTAAACGGTTTCTTTGCTAATTCGGTGAATAGTCCATCAAAGAGTATGGTTAATTTTTGCTGTTGCGTTCGTTCCTTGCCCGACGTGACCCGAGAAGTAGCCGCTCAGCCGACGCGTTCGGCGGTTCGAATGGAAACCGGGGTTCATGCTGGCGTATGACCAACCTATAACGCGATCCAAGCCGGACGCCGGGCCAAAGCCCGCGCGACCCTCCGCCGGCTTGAACGTGTTGCAGCTCGTGCAGTTGCTGTGGCGGCGCAAGACCGCGATCGCGGCCGCGGGCTTGATCGGCGCCTGCGCGGCGATCGCGATCGGCAAAAGCCTGACGCCGAAATATTTCGCGACTTCCCAACTTTACGTCGACCCGCGCGAGTTGCAGCTCGTCGATCGCGAACTGACGCCGCGCTCGCAGGACATTTCCGGTCTTGCGATGGTGGTCGAAAGCCAGGCCCGCGTGATTACGTCCAACAGCGTTTTGACGCATGTCATCCAGAACACGCAGATCGACCGGGATCCCGAATTCGGCGGCGGCGCGAACGGAATGACGTCGAATTTGCTCGGCCTGTTTGGACTTGAAGCGCGGCAGACCAAAGCACCGGCGAACGGTCAGACCGCGGCGCTCGACGCACTCAACCGCCATATCATCGTCAAGAAAACCGATCGCACGTTCATCGTCGACATCGACGTCTGGTCCGAGGATCCCGCCAAGGCGGCGATGCTCGCCAACGCGATCTCCAGCGCCTATCTGATCGAAACCAAGAACTCGCAATCCATCGCCGCGCGGCGCGCCACTTCCGATCTGTCGGGCCGGCTGAAGGAATTGCAGGAACGGCTGCGCACCGCCGAGAACACGCTTGCGGTCTACAAGGCGCAAAACAATTTTGTCGGCACGCAGGACACGCTGATCACCGACCAGCAGTTGCTCGCAAGCAATCAGCGTCTCGCCGCGGCGCATGCCGCGACCCTCGATGCGCAAGCCAAACTTGATCAGATTGAAGCGAGCCGCCGCGCCGCGAGCGACGCCGGCGCTATTCCCGAAGCCCTGCAATCGCCGACGATTGCCAATTTGCGTGCGCAATATGCCGAAGCACGCCGGCGTCTCGCCGAGATGACGAGCGAGCTTGGGCCCCTGCATCCGTCGTTGCGGCAGATGGGAAAACAGGTCGAGGACCTGCATCGCACGGTCAGCGAGGAAATCGATCGTTACGCCCAGTCGGCGAAAAACGATCTCACGCGCGCCCGCGACTACGAAACTTCGCTCACCCGGTCTTTGGAAGCGCAAAAACGTCAGAGCGTTCAGCTCAGCCAGGCTTCGGTGCGGCTCCGCGAACTCGAGCGCGACGTCGAGGCGAGCCGCGACGTGTACCAGTCCTTCCTCAAGCGCTCGCGCGAAACCGAGGAACAGGAGAGCCTCAATACATCGAACGCGCGCATCATTGGCGAAGCCACGGTGCCGCAGCGGCGCTCGTTCCCGCCGGCCGTAAGTCTGCTGGCGGCGATCGGGCTCGTGCTCGGCGCGCTGGCGGCGGCGATGTGGTTTGCGGCGCTCGAACTGCTGTCGATCAATGCTGCCGCTGCTCCTGCCGGCCAAGTGGCCGCCGAGACTGCGACGCAACCTTCGCCGGCAAAGCCGCTGGAGAACAAGCCTGTCGCCCCCGCCACCGAGAAGCCCGGCATCGCGCGCTTGCAGGAATCCGACATGATCCGCACGCTTGGCGGCATTCTTGCGACCGGCGGCATTCCCGATTTGACGCGCCTCGGGTGGCCGACGCTGCGGGCCACCTTCCCGCTCACGACCTTCCTCAACGCGATGCGCGACATGCGCGACGCGCTCGGCCGGCGCGCCGCCGCCAACGCCGCACCGGTCGTGGCCGTCATCGGCCAGGGCGCCAGCCGCGATCGAAGCATCGTGACCTTGAACGTTGCACTCGCCGCCGCCCGCGATGATACAAGGGTGCTGGTGATCGACGCCGATCACGCGAACCGTCTGCTCTCCAACAAGCTGCAAGGCCCGCGCAAGCCGGAAGCAAAACGGCTCGGCTGGCTCTCGATCGGCAGCAAGGCCCAGCGCGCGATCAAGACCAAGAACAACATCGATGTGCTGCCCGCGATCGGATCGGGCACCGCCGAGGCCATTCGAAAGGCGATTGCGCAGGCGCGCGCCAGTGGCGACCACGACCTTATCATTATCGACGGCCCGGCGCTGCCGTTCGGCACGGATGACCTCAAGCTGATCGGCGTAGCCGACGGCCTGATCGTGACACTGCCGGCCAGCCTCGATATCAATGGCTGCATGGACGACATCATCGCCAGTCTCGGCGGCGCAGAGCGCAAGCTGATCGGTGTGGTCATCAACGAGCTGCATGCGGCTCCTGTTCAATCGGTCCGGAGCGCGCAATATGCTTGAGCGGCGCGCAAACTCGGTCGGCAGGGCCGCCACGGCCAGCATTCCCAGGATCACGCTCGGCGGGCTTCGCATCGCCGTGCTCAACCTCGAGCAAACCGCCGACTTCATGATTGACGCGGTGTTCCCGCATCGCCGGGTGACGCGCCCGATCTATCTGACCTCGGCCAACGGCGAAGTGCTGGCACGCTGCTCCACCGAACCGATGACAGACCGGCTGTTCCGCTCTGCTGATCTTATCAACGCCGATGGCCAGCCGCTGGTCGCGGTGTCGCGGCTGAAATCGCCGATGCGGCTGCCCGAACGGGTTGCGACGACCGACCTGTTCCATGTGGTGGCCCGCAAGGCCGAAGAAGCCAACCTCTCTTTCTATATGTTCGGCGCGGACGAAGCCGAAAACGCCATTGCGGTCGCCAACGTCCGCAAGATGTATCCGAAGCTGCGGATCGTCGGACATTCTCACGGCTATCTCCGGGGCGACGCATTGCGCGCCAAGGTCGACGAGATCAACGACCTCGCGCCGGACTATCTGTGGGTGGCGCTCGGCGTGCCCTATGAGCAAGCCTTCGTCGCCGAATACACATCGCGACTGACCAAGGTCGGCGTCATCAAGACCTCCGGCGGCCTTTTCAATTTCCTGTCCGGCAGCCGTGCCCGCGCGCCGCGATGGATGCAGGACGCGGGCCTGGAGTGGGTCTGGCGCATCTGGCTCGAGCCACGCCGGCTGTTCTGGCGATACTTCACCACGAATCCCCGCGCGCTTTACCTGCTGCTCAACCGCAGCCGCAGCGCGAATGCGGACTGACCGCAAAACACCTCGCGCTCAATTTCCGTAGATCGCGTGCGGCAGCCACATCGTGAGCGTCGGCACGTAGGTGATGATCATCAGCACCATCAATAGCAAAATGAGGAACGGCAACACGCCACGCACGACCTCGCCGATCGGCGCGTGCGAAATCGTCGACAGCACGAAGAGATTCAGGCCCACCGGCGGGTGAACCAGCGCAATCTCCATATTGTGGGTGAAGATGATCGAGAAGTGCACCGGATCGACGCCGAGCGCCGGCAGCACCGGCGCCAGTATAGGCAGCACCAGCAAGAGCGTCGCGATCACTTCGAGGAAACAACCGAGCACGAGCAACAGCACGTTGATCGCGAGCAGGAACTGCCACGGCGCCATGTTCTGCGCCAGCACCCATTTGACGAGTTCGGCCGGAATGCCTGAGGCCGTCATCCAGTGACCGAAGGCAAGCGCCGTGGCGACGATCAGCATGATCGCGCCTGCGCTCTTGAGCGCATCCGCCACCACCCACAGCGTTTCCGACCAGCGGAAACCGCGGTAATAAATGAGGCTCACCAGCAGCGACACCACCGCGGCAATCGCGGCGGCCTCGGTCACGGTGACGACGCCGCCATAAATGCCGACCAGCACGATCACAGGCACGATCAACGCCGGGATCGCTCGCGCAGTCACCCTGAGACGCTCGGCAAGCGGCAGGCTCGGCTCGATCGGGAATTTGCGCCGCCTGGCGTCGTACCAGACCCAGACAAAGAACACCGCGGCCTGCAACAGGCCGGGCAGTACGCCTGCGAGAAACAGGCGCGGCACCGACTGCTCGGCGACGATGCCGTAGAGGATCAGCGCCAGCGACGGCGGGATGACGATGCCGATGGTGCCGGATGCACCGACCACGCCGAGCGCAAAGCTGCGCGGATAGCCCTTCTCGATCATCGCTGGCAACAGGATCGTTCCCATCGCCAAGGCCGTTGCGACCGACGAGCCCGAGATCGCCGCAAACAGCGTGCAGGCGACGACCGTGACGAGCCCTAGCGAACCGCGCACACCGCCGAGCCAGGCGGCAGACAGGTCGACCAGCGCTTTCGCGACGCCGCCGTAGCGCATGAATGTCGCCGCCATCACGAACAACGGCAGCGACATCAGCGTCGGTGAGTTCAGGTGATCGATCATGACCTGCGCGACGCCGATCAGCGGTTCGCCGGAGGCGAAATAGAGGATTGCCGCGCACAGCCCGAGCACGAGGAAGATCGGCATGCCAACCGCGAGCAGGCCGAAGAACATCACCAGGAACAGGATCAGGAGCATGACGGGTCCGCTTCGCCTTCAGTCGACCTGTGACAACGTCGCGCTCGAGCCGGTCTGCTCATGCGCGGGGATGTGGCCGACCGTCATGGTTTCGGGATCGAAGGCGAAGAGATAGCGATAGAGCCGGATCAGGTAACGGCCGGACATCAGCGCCGCGCCGGTCGGCACCGCCGCCGAATAAAGCCACATCGGAAACTGCACGTCCGACGAGGAGCGCTCGTCCAGCATCCACGAGGTCTCGACGATGCTGTAGCCGTACCAGGCAAGGCCTGCGCAGAACGCCAGCGCGACAAGGCAATTGGCCACCTCCATCCAGCGCTGGACCCGAGGCGACACCGCGCGCAGCACCAGATCCGGCCGAACATGGCCATCGCTGCGCACGAGCTGCGAGGCCGCAAGCATGATGCCCCAGACGACGAGATAGACGATCACCTCCTCGGCCCAGGAGATCGCGTAGCGCGGCGCGATATAGCGACCGACCACCTGCACGAGGCCAACGATCATCGCGGCAAGACCGAGCAGGCCGATCAGGAGCCGCTCAGCCTTGTCCCACCATCCATCACGTCCCGCTGAACCGCCCCCACCAGCCATGTTAGCTGTGACTGCCGACAGTATCCGTCACCAGCTTGACGATGTCGGCCGACAGCTTGGTGTCGCGGATCAGATCGGCCTGCGCGGCGATCATGCGCTTGCGATCGGCAGCCACTTGATCCGCCGGCGGATCGAAGAAACTCACGCCGTTCGATTGCATGGTCTTGCGCGCGTCGGCCTGTGCCTTCGTCGACATCGCGCGGTAGCGCTCGATATTCGCGGCCCAGATGTCACGCATCAGCTTGCGCTCGGCCTCACCCAGCCTGGACCAGAAGGCGTCGCTCACCATCGGGATGTAGTTGGCGTAGAACTGATGGTCCGCATAGGAATATTTGACGCCGGCCTCCCACAGTTTGGCGGAAGTGACGCTCTCGTCGCTGGAGACAAAGCCGTCGAAAGTGCCTTGCGACAGCGCCAGCGGCACATTCGGCCACGGCGTGACGTTGGGAATGCCGTGCACGAAACCGATGCGCCAGGAAGTGCCGGCGCCGCCGGGGCTGCGGATCTTCAGCCCGTTCAAGTCTTCCAGCGAGCGGATCTCTTTCTTCGTCGTGTACCAGTTCTCGTTACCGAGCTCGAGCCAGTTGCCAAGAATGTGCGAACGCAGCTTGCCCTCGAGCAGCCTGGTGACGTGCTCGCCCGGCGCGCCGTCGCTGCAACGGCGGTACACGTCGACCGCCGGACTATAGAGCGCCGGCAACTGGCAGAAATCGACGTCGGGCACGAGCCCGGTCATGGTCCAGGTGCCGGGCGTGGCCATGTCGACCTGACCCTGAATCAGAGCCTTGGTGACGTTGAGATCGGCGAACAGCTGGCCGGAATGGAACACTTCGGCCTTGATCTTGCCCTGAGTAGCCTCCTCGATCTTGGCGAGATAATCGACAACCGCCTGGTTGCGCGGGTGCGACGGCGCGGTGTCGAGCGAACAGCGCAGCTTGATCGCATCATCCGCCAAAGCATTTCGCGACAGATACGGCGCCGTGATCGCGCCGGCGGCGGCGGCCACAAAGGCGCGCCGGTTCAACCGTGTCATCGTGTCCTCCCGAACTTTTCCGACCTGTTTTCCGGCCTCTTCGTCGGCGCAAGGATCGCGCCTGTTTTGATGGTTGGCAACCGTAATCGGGGCGATTTCTTGCGCGTTCCGGCTCAGACTTTTGGCGTTGGCCGCTAGCGCTCGCAATGACGCGACAATACCGCCCCGCGAGGTGGCCCGTTCAAGGCTTCTTGGGCGGCGTCGTTGCCGTGGTCGTAGAGCGGGTAACGGTCGGCGTGGTACTCGTCCGAGTCACGGTGGGCGTCACTGTTGCCGTCGTCGTCGATCGCGTGACGGTCGCGACGGGACCGGGTTGGTGTGCAGATGTTGAGCCGGCTTGTAGCCGGGACTGCTTGCCGTCGAGTTGACCTGCTGCCCGACCGGGTTCGGCTTTGATCCGGTATTGGCCTGGACCGGATTGGCCGGCTTTTGCCTGCCATCGAAGACATGGTTGGCTTGCGCCGTGCCCTGGTTGGCATAGTTACCCTGCTGTATCGCGGCCGGCTTTTGCTGAACCACAGCCGGCTTCTGCGTCTGATTCTGATTTTGGTTTTTGTTCTGGTTCTGATTTTGAGCCAGCGTGGCAGTGCTCAACAGAGGCCACGCACAAAGCACGAGAAAGCAAGCACGATAGTATGACATCGACCCCTCCCCAATGAACGATTGCAATAAACGTCAAACCAAACGGCGAAGCCTAGCTCCCAATGCCCGCGCGAGTCGATGGGAGATCGATCGAGGCGAGGCCGCGCCTGCCTTGATTGACGACAGCGCTCACCTTCCCGCGGCACGTTTCGCGCCCGAGTGATGCATCGTCGTGTCCCTCGTAAGAAGAGGGCACAGGGAATGCCGGTGCGCGAACGCACCCGCAGCCTCGCGTGCAAAACAAAAAAGCACACGAGTTAGTCACCACAGGTACGCCGAAACATCCGGCATTCCCTGCGCGATGGTTCTTGCGGCTTATGACGCGCTCTCCCCGGTGTCCGGGCTTGTTAGCCACCGTCGTTCGCGGGCTCGTCACCCGCAAACTTGATCCCAGCGTCGGGAGATCAGGACCACACGATTTCGCCGCACGCTTCCAGCCAGCGCCCGTCTTGCGCTGCCGAAAGCGTCCATCGCATCCCGCGCCAACGTCCGTGACGATCGCGATACGCCCCTTGTGTCCAGGAAATCTGGCAGAACATGCGAACGGGCGGTTGGATCAAAACCGCCCGTTGCTGGAACTGAGCCCGTAGCGCCCCAAAGGCGGCAAAGCCTGTATTAGAGCGAGGGACAGCTCCGGTGTCTTCCTCAACCCGAACAGTTGCATGGGCTTGGAGCCCGAACCGAGCAAGGAAGGGAGTGGATGATGGCACAAAATGATCTCGCTGTCGTGGGCATCGACGTCGCCAAGGACAAGGTGGACCTGTGCATTCGAGCATTGGCGTTGCGGCAGACCTGTCCGAACACCGCCCAAGGTCGCCGCAAACTGGTGGCCTGGCTTCGCAGGCACCAGGTAGGCAAGGCGGTGATGGAGGCGAGCGGCGGTTACGAGCGTGAATGGCGCAAGGTGCTGCTCGATGCCGGCATCGAGGTACGGATCGTGGACCCAAAGCGGGTTCGTCACTTCGCTCAATCGGCCGGACGGCTTGCCAAGAATGATACGATCGATGCTGAGATGATCGCCTGGTTTGCCGAGACGTTCGGCGAGACGCCGAGCCAGACACATGATGCTGCCCAAGAGGAACTGGCGGCCCTGGTGAAAGCACGCCTAGCGCTCGTTGAGCTGAAGGTCCGATTGCAAAGCCAAAGTGCACATGCCGCGCCGGGACCGGTTCAGAAAGCACAGGCCCGCGTCTTGAAGAGTCTGGCGACCGAAATTGAAAAGCTCGAGCTCGCGATCGCAGCCAAGGTCAAGGCTACACCGCACCTTGCCGAGCGTGCCGAGATTATCGAGAGCGTGCCGGGCTTCGCCGAAACGACCTCCGCGATCCTCGCTGCAGGGATGCCAGAACTCGGGCAAGTGAACGATAAGATCGCCGCGGCTTTGGTAGGCATCGCTCCTTACGACGATGACAGTGGAAAGCGCCGGGGCGAGCGCCACATCAAGGGCGGCCGCCGCTGGATCCGCAACGCCATCTACATGCCTTGCCTCGGCGCTGCCACGCAGAACAATCCAGTCGCCAAGGCCTTCTATCGCCGCCTGATCGCCAAGGGAAAGGAGCCGAAGGTGGCCCTCGTGGCCTGCATGCGCAAGCTGATCTGCATTCTCAACGTCATGATCGCTCGCCACCAGAAATGGGATGCCGCTCGCTACGCACCCGCCTGATCGCGCGAACCTTTATCGCGCCCAGGCCCTCGTCTATCTCGACACAGTTGCTCTTGCGGGCGCGAGATGCGCGGGCTTCTAAAGGTGATTTGCCCGTCGGGGCAAGGGGAATTTGTTGAACGGGAGCAATGCATCACGGTTTGAGTGATTTGCCCGTCGGGCAAATCACTCAAGAACGAATGAAGCGCGGTGCTTGAGGACGCCAAGCCGTGGCTAAGTTATTTCTATTCTTCCTCCATGGTCACGGCGACGGCGCCAATGGCGGATAGCCGGACCTTGTTGCCTTCAACGTCGGCAACCAGGCCGCGGTCGATATAGTGGTGATGGCCCTTGTGCGATCCCTCTCCGCTGTCCTTCTTGGTCAATTTGATCCGGCTGCCCTCGATCTTGTCGACCGTACCGACGTGCACGCCGTCGGCGCCGATAACTTCCATGTGTTCCTTGATATCGCTCATGATCCATAGCTCCCTTTTACGGCTCCCTTGAATAGCCGATGCGGCGTCCTGACTCCGTTTCAGGCCGCCAGATCGTGTTCGGCTTCGACGTTGACGAGGGATTCGGCAAGCTTGGTGAGGGCTGCGTCCGTCGCCTCCTCTTCGTCAAGCGTCGCCTGCAAAAGCGTGGCCGCGTCAGCCATTCCAAGTTCCTCGGCCCATGTACGCAGCGTGCCATAACGCGACATCTCGTAATGTTCGACCGCCTGAGCTGCCGCGAGAAGCCCGGCATCGAGCGCAGGCATTCCCTTGAAGTCTTTCATGATCTCGGCGCCTTCTTCCGCGATACCGTTGATCGCCGCACAGGTTTTACCGCGTGGCGGCTTGCCGATGATCTTGAAGACCTGATTGAGACGCCTCACCTGGCCTTCGGTTTCACGAAGATGTTTCGTGAAGGCCTTTTGCAGTTC comes from the Bradyrhizobium erythrophlei genome and includes:
- a CDS encoding exopolysaccharide transport family protein: MLAYDQPITRSKPDAGPKPARPSAGLNVLQLVQLLWRRKTAIAAAGLIGACAAIAIGKSLTPKYFATSQLYVDPRELQLVDRELTPRSQDISGLAMVVESQARVITSNSVLTHVIQNTQIDRDPEFGGGANGMTSNLLGLFGLEARQTKAPANGQTAALDALNRHIIVKKTDRTFIVDIDVWSEDPAKAAMLANAISSAYLIETKNSQSIAARRATSDLSGRLKELQERLRTAENTLAVYKAQNNFVGTQDTLITDQQLLASNQRLAAAHAATLDAQAKLDQIEASRRAASDAGAIPEALQSPTIANLRAQYAEARRRLAEMTSELGPLHPSLRQMGKQVEDLHRTVSEEIDRYAQSAKNDLTRARDYETSLTRSLEAQKRQSVQLSQASVRLRELERDVEASRDVYQSFLKRSRETEEQESLNTSNARIIGEATVPQRRSFPPAVSLLAAIGLVLGALAAAMWFAALELLSINAAAAPAGQVAAETATQPSPAKPLENKPVAPATEKPGIARLQESDMIRTLGGILATGGIPDLTRLGWPTLRATFPLTTFLNAMRDMRDALGRRAAANAAPVVAVIGQGASRDRSIVTLNVALAAARDDTRVLVIDADHANRLLSNKLQGPRKPEAKRLGWLSIGSKAQRAIKTKNNIDVLPAIGSGTAEAIRKAIAQARASGDHDLIIIDGPALPFGTDDLKLIGVADGLIVTLPASLDINGCMDDIIASLGGAERKLIGVVINELHAAPVQSVRSAQYA
- a CDS encoding DUF6492 family protein, which produces MPEQSSVALLTPTYARDLSLCALLCESVDRHARSFSKHYLLVPDSDLALFSHFEGPQRTVLSASQFLPGWLRPLPSIIRRQRRQHWWSLRARPVSGWHIQQILKIAAAATLAHSRFCIFDSDVVLFRDFDLAPYRFPELLPLHRVPNGITPGHVKHARWIETTHRMLGLPTPSLPATDFIGHIIFWDQLAIRGMIRKIESTTGLGWIEALCRTREFSEYLLYGYFVQSEAPLRAMHEPTLSTGCISYWDQFKLDKAALTRLLGAATANDFAFSAASFSETSPATIREVIDDQRGQTRMPIQLREPAGLGAR
- a CDS encoding TRAP transporter large permease is translated as MLLILFLVMFFGLLAVGMPIFLVLGLCAAILYFASGEPLIGVAQVMIDHLNSPTLMSLPLFVMAATFMRYGGVAKALVDLSAAWLGGVRGSLGLVTVVACTLFAAISGSSVATALAMGTILLPAMIEKGYPRSFALGVVGASGTIGIVIPPSLALILYGIVAEQSVPRLFLAGVLPGLLQAAVFFVWVWYDARRRKFPIEPSLPLAERLRVTARAIPALIVPVIVLVGIYGGVVTVTEAAAIAAVVSLLVSLIYYRGFRWSETLWVVADALKSAGAIMLIVATALAFGHWMTASGIPAELVKWVLAQNMAPWQFLLAINVLLLVLGCFLEVIATLLLVLPILAPVLPALGVDPVHFSIIFTHNMEIALVHPPVGLNLFVLSTISHAPIGEVVRGVLPFLILLLMVLMIITYVPTLTMWLPHAIYGN
- a CDS encoding lipopolysaccharide biosynthesis protein; this encodes MMIGLASINLTANALSAGLGLLGVFIFTRLFAPHEYGVYLLGVGFASVVSTFLAGWFRNLILSEHARDNGADIRGVVLHGYLLCCLTAPAAYGLGRLVGLDAAPALAAVSLAIAVGLFELTQDLARARLRALTALKGTLARATSSLCLGVTVAFVAPEGSFLLSSAALACVVAVIVQWSTTWRGTKSKFETPIRSVALQGLPLTLSLTLLAISSVTDRFMIANLIGSADTGRYIAGLDLVRQTLMLPAMSAAAAFIPMAVQIHASRGRAAVRSHLAECVELLFGATLPACLGFAAISPHIANVVFGADFREVAAQTMPILAVAVVFQILTQQYLHSSFLLSGRNSFYLINIGAIIAANVALSYVFVSDYGPLGAAWARLCADAFGFFVALALSRRAFPVPMPIGRLTLTMIAGLLMASVVVATDRILHVSDFVACVVLVATGMTSYLALCWLLDICHARRRLRAAFAFSRQRFANIAARSARQWKRSIATGVRRHVEE
- a CDS encoding IS110 family transposase; translated protein: MMAQNDLAVVGIDVAKDKVDLCIRALALRQTCPNTAQGRRKLVAWLRRHQVGKAVMEASGGYEREWRKVLLDAGIEVRIVDPKRVRHFAQSAGRLAKNDTIDAEMIAWFAETFGETPSQTHDAAQEELAALVKARLALVELKVRLQSQSAHAAPGPVQKAQARVLKSLATEIEKLELAIAAKVKATPHLAERAEIIESVPGFAETTSAILAAGMPELGQVNDKIAAALVGIAPYDDDSGKRRGERHIKGGRRWIRNAIYMPCLGAATQNNPVAKAFYRRLIAKGKEPKVALVACMRKLICILNVMIARHQKWDAARYAPA
- the dctP gene encoding TRAP transporter substrate-binding protein DctP, which encodes MTRLNRRAFVAAAAGAITAPYLSRNALADDAIKLRCSLDTAPSHPRNQAVVDYLAKIEEATQGKIKAEVFHSGQLFADLNVTKALIQGQVDMATPGTWTMTGLVPDVDFCQLPALYSPAVDVYRRCSDGAPGEHVTRLLEGKLRSHILGNWLELGNENWYTTKKEIRSLEDLNGLKIRSPGGAGTSWRIGFVHGIPNVTPWPNVPLALSQGTFDGFVSSDESVTSAKLWEAGVKYSYADHQFYANYIPMVSDAFWSRLGEAERKLMRDIWAANIERYRAMSTKAQADARKTMQSNGVSFFDPPADQVAADRKRMIAAQADLIRDTKLSADIVKLVTDTVGSHS
- a CDS encoding WecB/TagA/CpsF family glycosyltransferase; protein product: MLERRANSVGRAATASIPRITLGGLRIAVLNLEQTADFMIDAVFPHRRVTRPIYLTSANGEVLARCSTEPMTDRLFRSADLINADGQPLVAVSRLKSPMRLPERVATTDLFHVVARKAEEANLSFYMFGADEAENAIAVANVRKMYPKLRIVGHSHGYLRGDALRAKVDEINDLAPDYLWVALGVPYEQAFVAEYTSRLTKVGVIKTSGGLFNFLSGSRARAPRWMQDAGLEWVWRIWLEPRRLFWRYFTTNPRALYLLLNRSRSANAD
- a CDS encoding DUF2171 domain-containing protein — encoded protein: MSDIKEHMEVIGADGVHVGTVDKIEGSRIKLTKKDSGEGSHKGHHHYIDRGLVADVEGNKVRLSAIGAVAVTMEEE
- a CDS encoding TRAP transporter small permease produces the protein MAGGGGSAGRDGWWDKAERLLIGLLGLAAMIVGLVQVVGRYIAPRYAISWAEEVIVYLVVWGIMLAASQLVRSDGHVRPDLVLRAVSPRVQRWMEVANCLVALAFCAGLAWYGYSIVETSWMLDERSSSDVQFPMWLYSAAVPTGAALMSGRYLIRLYRYLFAFDPETMTVGHIPAHEQTGSSATLSQVD